From the Paenibacillus tianjinensis genome, the window CACCCGGTGGCCCAAATAATCAAATTGCATCACAGAGGAAGTGACCGAGATTCCGCGCTGCTTCTCGATTTCCATCCAGTCACTGGTCGCGTGCTTGCTTGCTTTACGGGCCTTGACGGTACCCGCGAGACGGATCGCGCCGCCGAACAGCAGCAGCTTCTCCGTCAGTGTTGTTTTACCCGCATCCGGGTGGGAAATGATCGCAAACGTTCTGCGTTTGTCCACTTCCTGTTGCAGTTTCTGATCTAGTGCCTTATTCATTGCACATATCCCTTCATATATAAATTCATGCTTTACGCGCCAATTGCTGAGGGTTCCATCAAATCGGTCTTCTGCTCATTTGTACAAATCCCTTCATTGGTTGGATTCATTACATTATAATAACTCCACTACCTATTCCGCTTCAAAAAGCATCCTTTAAAGTATAACAAAATCCGGCAGTCGTATCTATTATTTTCAACCTCTGTGCGTAATTATATGCCTTTACAGGCGATATGCAACTAAATAACGGGCCGCTGCACGGTTTATTTTGTTTTTTTGATCCGTTTGATAGGTTTCTGTCTTATTATTCGTATTACATAGCAGGTTTGGATCGGTAACCAAAAGGAGGGCAGAAGCAGGTGACCATAACAGAGGAGAATCTGACAGAGCAAATTAAGAAGCGCAATGAGAAAGCAATCACCTTCATTATTCAAAGGTACGGCGGACTACTCTCCGCGATCATCAAACGTCATGTGCAGTTCAATCAGCAGGAATATGAGGAATGTCTGGATGATGTGCTGCTGGCGGTCTGGTACAATATCGATGCCTTTGACGGGCGTAAAAACACATTCAAACAGTGGATCGCCGCCATCGCAAAATACCGGGCCATCGATTATCAGCGCAGACTCATCAGAACTACGCAGATAACCAGCAATACAGAATATAATGATGCGTTTCACAGCAATCCCCACACTCAGGCGCAGCATGAGTTAACGGATATACTGGCGGGACTGAGCGCTGCTGACCGGGAGCTTTTTGAACAATATTATTTGCAGGGTGTTCCTTCCCGTGAGCTGGCACAGCAATTAAATGTACAAGAGTCCTGGATCCACAACAAGCTGTCATGCGGACGCAAGAAATTAAAGCAGCTGTTCATTTCCAAAAGTGAGGTGTAATTCATGTCCATCTATCATGAGCTGAACGATCTGCAGCTGGACCTTGCCCCGTATGATGAATCCCCTTTAACAGACACGGAGCAGAAAAGGTGGGCAATACGCGTCCTGCATAAATTGCGCAAGCCCTATGCCTTACCCAAACGGGCCGCTGCAGCCGCTGTCTTCGCACTGATTATCGGCCTGACGTTCTCATTCGGGAATATTTCGCTGGCACAGCTGCCGCTTGTCGGCGGATTGATTGAGCGTTTTATCAACAATGAACATCCGCCCGATTACTCCCCCTACAAAACAGCCATTGGTGAAACTGCCGAAAATGAGCTGGGACGGCTCACCCTGAATGAAGTATTAATCGATTCTGACAGGCTGCTTCTAAGCTCGACTTTTGAACCTGCAGAGGGCATGCGCTTTAATTACCAGACTCAGCTTCCGGCACATGTACTCGTTAATGGACAGGAGCTTCAGCTGATCACAGGTTCACAATCCGTGAAAGTGACCGAAGGCCAGTATACCATTTATGGAGATATCCAATTAAGCGCTCTGCCTGAGCAGGACACATTGCAGCTGAAGATTTCTTATGACACACTCAGCGGAGATACGCGACTAACATTAGACAATCCGTGGCTATTTGATGTAACCGTATCTGCTGAACAAATTGCCAAGGATATACAAACTATAGACATGGACCAAACCATAACGCTTAACAACGGCAACAAGATTCAGATTAATAAGATAGTACTTTCCCCGGTTTCGACCTTACTGTACTATACTGCTGCAGATGCAGCGACATTTGAGGACACGGTTATCTTCAAACTGGTCTCCCCCTTCGGTGGTGAAATCCCTTCCCGGGAAAGTTATGATTCCGGCGAAGCAGGCGAACTCTCCTATGTCCGGTACGGGCCCGTTGATTTAGCACAAGGCACGTATTCCATCGTTCCCATAGCCCTATTCGACAATAGGCAGGAAGTGGGCCCACCGGTGCAGATCAAGTAAGCCACTTTGTCAAAATCAATACTTTCCCGGCCTGTGTTCCTTCACAACCTGCGCAGGAAGACCGCAAATAAGCTCCCCCTACATCATCTGCAGGGGGAGCTTATTATATAACTCCATTATAGAGTGCGCTGTTAGCTGTTAACGCTCCATACCACATTGTCTTCATCCTGTCCGTTCACCGGCCACCAGTGGAAGCCCTCCTGGGCCAGCAGCTGATCCGCTTCAACC encodes:
- a CDS encoding DUF4179 domain-containing protein, which translates into the protein MSIYHELNDLQLDLAPYDESPLTDTEQKRWAIRVLHKLRKPYALPKRAAAAAVFALIIGLTFSFGNISLAQLPLVGGLIERFINNEHPPDYSPYKTAIGETAENELGRLTLNEVLIDSDRLLLSSTFEPAEGMRFNYQTQLPAHVLVNGQELQLITGSQSVKVTEGQYTIYGDIQLSALPEQDTLQLKISYDTLSGDTRLTLDNPWLFDVTVSAEQIAKDIQTIDMDQTITLNNGNKIQINKIVLSPVSTLLYYTAADAATFEDTVIFKLVSPFGGEIPSRESYDSGEAGELSYVRYGPVDLAQGTYSIVPIALFDNRQEVGPPVQIK
- a CDS encoding sigma-70 family RNA polymerase sigma factor yields the protein MTITEENLTEQIKKRNEKAITFIIQRYGGLLSAIIKRHVQFNQQEYEECLDDVLLAVWYNIDAFDGRKNTFKQWIAAIAKYRAIDYQRRLIRTTQITSNTEYNDAFHSNPHTQAQHELTDILAGLSAADRELFEQYYLQGVPSRELAQQLNVQESWIHNKLSCGRKKLKQLFISKSEV